One stretch of Deltaproteobacteria bacterium DNA includes these proteins:
- a CDS encoding SCP2 sterol-binding domain-containing protein, with translation MSIIFPSEEWVAVFKEKINSNPNYKESGAKWEHGTISLIMQFDQDIIEKMRKDPVLGKQMKEGETSVGVWLELYHGECKEAKRVSAEEAEKAKFVIIGDYPRWKLVLKKELDPVKGMMQGKLKLKGDLPTIVRFVKAAQDLVDSATFIDTKFVDE, from the coding sequence ATGAGTATAATATTCCCGAGTGAAGAATGGGTAGCTGTTTTTAAAGAAAAGATCAATTCCAATCCTAATTATAAGGAATCTGGAGCCAAGTGGGAGCATGGAACTATATCCCTTATAATGCAGTTTGATCAGGACATTATTGAGAAGATGAGAAAGGATCCTGTTCTTGGTAAACAGATGAAAGAGGGTGAGACATCGGTTGGGGTATGGTTAGAACTGTATCACGGGGAATGTAAAGAGGCAAAGAGGGTATCGGCGGAAGAGGCGGAGAAGGCAAAATTTGTTATAATTGGCGACTATCCCAGATGGAAGCTGGTGTTAAAAAAAGAGCTGGATCCTGTAAAAGGCATGATGCAGGGTAAGCTAAAACTAAAGGGAGACCTGCCCACCATAGTAAGGTTCGTGAAAGCGGCGCAGGACCTTGTAGATTCAGCAACATTTATAGATACCAAATTTGTAGATGAATAA